The Amycolatopsis coloradensis sequence CACCGATCTGCTCGCGGCGGAACTGGCGACCTCGCGCAGCACGCTGACCCGGCGCTTCCGCGAAACCACCGGCCGGACGCCCGGCGAGTACCTGACCCAGTGGCGGATGGACCTGGCCGCCGTCCGGCTGCGCGACACCGACGACACGGTGGACACCATCGCCCGCTCGGTCGGCTACACGTCGGTGTACGCGTTCAGCCGGGCCTTCCGCCGCGCTCGCCGTCAGGCTCCCGGGCAGTACCGGGCCTCGACGCGGGAAGCATCAAGTCGGCCGGGTGACCGGGTCTAGGGGCTCTTCGGGCTGTTCAGCGCACGCACCGACGCCCGCCGAGGGAGCACGTCAGGCCGTCTCCTCCTCCGGCTCCGGCTCGTCCGCCGGCCGCGTGAACAGCCGAGTCGCCGAAAGCCGCGCGACGCCGTCCGGCTCGCCGAGTTCGTCGGTCGCGTTCCGGATCGTCGCGTCGACGGACAGGTACTTGCGCCCCGCCCGCAGATCCGCGTCGTTGCGCAGCCGCACGATCAGCGGGAACTCGCTCAGCGCGCCGGCGTCGAACAGGCCAGTGGTGTAGATCAGCTGGACGCCCAGCGCCTCCGCGACCGCGCGCTGCAGTTCCAGCAGATAGCCCGCCGACGCACGGCCGATCGGGTTGTCGAGGAACAGCACGCCGGAATGCCGGTTGCGGGCCTTGCCGCGGTTGTTCGCCCGCAGCGCCGCCAGGGTGCAGTACAGGATGATCGCCGCGGTCAGCTGCTGCCCGCCGGAGAACACGTCCCTGATCTCGGAGACACGCTGCCGCTCGGTCCGCAGCACGGAGTCCGGCTTCAGCATGTCGACCCGGAAACCCTTGGGAGCGGCGGCCTGCACGCCGCGCAGGACGAGCGAAAGCCCGTCCCGCTTGACATCCCGGCCGTCGGAGGTCTTCCCCACCGCGGCCTCGTCGACGACCTCGCCCAGTTTCTCGGCGAGCACGTTCTCCTCGAGTTCGGTGAAGCGGATCCGCAGGAACTCCTGGCCCGACCAGTCGCCGAGACCGTCCGGCAGCCGCGAAACCCGTTGTGCCGCACGGAGGGTGCGCAGCGCGCCGTCGACCATGCCCTGCAGGCGGGTGATGATGCCGCCGCGGTGCCGGTCGATCTGCGCGAGATCGTCGGTGAGCGTGCGCAACCGGGGCCGCAGCGCCTCCGCCCATTCCGCGGCGTGGGCGGGCAGCTGATCGCGGCGGACCGAGATCACCTGCTGCCGCACCGGCGTGCTGAGCTTCTCGAACCGCTTGTCCGTGGCGTACTGCGCCAGCTGGTCGGCCGCGGCCCGCACCCGGCGGTCACCCGCGTCGGCGGCGTCCTGCGCCTCGGTGAGCGCGGTGTTGAGCCGGGAGTGCTTGGCGCGCGCCGATTCGACATCGCCGTCGAACGCGCCCTCTTCGTCGTCTTTGGACAAGAGGTGCGCCATGGATTCGGCCAGCAGACCGAATCCCGACGCGGAGGTCTTCGCGGACTCCAGTGTCGCTTCGGCCGCGGCGCGACGTTCCTGCAGTTCCTCCCACTTCCGCGCGGCGGCGGACACTTCGAGACTCGCCTCGTCGATCAGCTCCAGGCCGTGCTCGATGTCCTTCGGCCGCGCGTCGGAAGCGATCGCGGACGGCTGTTCCGGCAGCTGGTTCAGTTCCGCCTTGCGGGTCGCGACGAGCCCGACGATCTCGGTGCGCTCTTCCTCCAGCACCGCGACCGCGCGGTTCGCCCGCGCTTGCGCGGCCGCCCGCGCCGAAGCGTCGGAGCCGTCCGGTGTTTCCAGCAACGCCGATGCCCGCTCGCGGACGGCGTCGTCCAGGGCCTCCACGGCCGCCCGCGCGGACGCCTCGACACTCTCGGCCTGGTCGAGTTCGGCACGGAGGTCACTGCCGACCTCCACCTTCGCGTACGCCTCGGAAGCCGACGCGAACGTACGCCGCAACGCGTCCACCGGTTCGGTGGGCACGGGGTCGTTTTCGGTGACGTCACTCGATCCCGGCACCTCGGCCAGTTCCGCTTTCGCGGTCGTCGCCGTGCGGCGGTGCCCGTCGGCGGTGCGTTGCTCCTCGCTCGCCTGCTCGCGCAGCCGGGACGCCTTCACGGCTGCGTCGGAAGCCGTCGCCTCCGCCCGCTCGGCGGTCTCGGTCGCGCGTTCGACGTCGTCCGTCCACTCGGGAATCTTCGCGGCACGCGCGGCGAGCGTTTCGAGCCCGCGGGCCCGCTCCCCCGCCTCGGCCGAAGCCGCACGCAGTTCGGGGACCCGTTCCCGCAGCCCGGCCGCCTTCTCACCGAGGCGCTGGAATTCCTTTTCCGCCTGCTCCAGCGCGGTCTGCGCGGTTTCGTGCGCGGTGCGCGCGTTCTGGAGCTGCTCGGCCAGTGTCGCGATGCTGCCGGGCGGGTAGTCCTCGCGCCAGGTCTTGAGCTTCCACGACAGGGCGCTGTCGTCGGCGAGCGACGTCGCCAGCGCTTCCAGCCGACGCTGACGCTCCGCGTGCCGGAGCGCGATGGCCTCGCGCTCGGCGTCGGCGGCTTCCTCGTCGTACATCGCCGGATTCGGCGGCACGAGGAAGGCGATCCCGGCCTCGTCCGGCAGGCGGTCGTTCGTGGTGGCCTCGGTCGTGGCGACCGGGATGATCGTGGTGGGCAGCAGACGCCGCTCCGACAGGACCTTCTCGGCGAGCCGGACCTGTTCCGGTTCGTTGAGCAGGATCCCCGAGACCAGCTGGGGCGCGCGGGCCAGTACGGCCGCCCGCCGCTTCTTGTCCAAAGTGGACAAGTAGCGCCAGCCGGACCACGCGTTCATCCCGGCGGCTTCCAGCGCGTCCAAGGCGGCCTGGACCTCTTCGGTGGCGGGCAGGAGGCCGCCAGAGCCGAGCGCGTTCAGCGCGCGCTCGTCGACGGATTCCTCCATCCGCAACGCGGTCTGTTCCTTCTCCGCGGCCGAACCCGCCTCACGAAGACGCTCCAGCAACACCGGGAGGTCCGTCTCCAGCGTGACGTCGTCCGCGCCGAGGAGTTCGCTCAGCCGGGGTTCGACGGCGAGCGCGTCGGTGCGCCGGTTGGCGCGGTCGAGTTCGTCGGCCGCACGTTCCAGACGGTCCTTTGTGGACCCCGCGAGGCGGTGCGCGTCGTTGACGGTGGCCTGCGCGGACCGCAGATCCTCCGCGACGCGTTCGAGTTCCTGTTCGCGCCGTCCGAGTTCCGCGGCGGTCTCCTCGGCCTCCGTCCTGGCCGCACGCGCCGCTTCGGCGACGTCGGCACCGGCCTTGAGCGCGCCGGACCGGACGGTTTCCGCGATCTCCTCACGGATTTCGGCGATCCGCGCGCCCAGCCCTCGGGCCTCCGCCCGGCGCGAGGCCGCGAGGTTCGCCGACTCGTCGCGTTCCGCCTGAGCCTTCTCCGCCTCGGCACGCAGGGCGCCGACATGGGCTTCGGCCTTCGCCGCCTGCTCGGTGGCGTTCTTGGCCAGCGCCAGCAGCCCCCGCGCGAGCGCGCCCGCGGCGGCGTTGCGCGCCTGCAGCGCGGGCTGCGCCTTCTGCTCGCGATTCCCCACCAGTTCCCGGAAATCGCGCGCCTTGCGAGACGCGTTGAGGTGGTTCAGCACGGTGGCGCATTCACGCCAGGCCTCGGCTGCGGTCTTGGCCTCGGCCAGTTCGCCGTCGATCCGCTTCTTGCTCTCCTGCGCCTCCTCGAGCCGCAGTTTCCCGACCAGGCGGCGGAGTTCGGTGACCCCGGCGGTGAGACGGCGGTGGTCGCCCTCGGCCAGTTTCTCCGCGGACTTCACCTCGTCGACGTGCTGTTCGAGCCCGCTCAGCCGCTCGTTCTCCAGTTTATCGCGCGCGGCGACCTGACCGGCCAGCGTCCGCATCTCGGCGCGGGCCGCGTCGGCGAGCTTCCGTGAAGCGGCGGCGACGCTTTCCTCCTCCGCCAGCGGCGTGAGCAGGTCGAGCGCCCCCGCGACGAAATCGCGCTCCGACAGCAGATCCCCGCGCTGTGCGAGGTTGTGCGCGTACGTCGCGACGACTTCGGCGAGATCCTTCGGCTCCTCCTCCGAAAGCACCGCGCGCAACAGGAACTCGACGAACGCCTCGTCGGTGCTGAACGCGAAGGCGTCCGCCGCCTCGCCCTCACCGGCGTTCATCGCGCGCTGGTACCGGAAGAGTTCGGTGTCGAGGCCGAGCCCGTCGAGCCGGGACGTCCATTCGTGGTGACGCCGCGTCCAGAACAGCTCCAGTTCGGGCTCGCCGCCGTGCACCTTGTCGAGCTGGTCGTGGAAGCCGGACATCGTCAGCAGCCTGCCGTCCGACGTCAGCGGGAGCGAGTCCAGATCGAGCGAGGGCGTCGGCCGGAAGCAGTACCAGGAATCGACGAGGTTCTCCGAGTCCGCCGACACCACGTGCCCGCGCCATTCCGACACCTTGCCGGTGATCACCCGGTGGCCGGTCTCGACCTGCAGCCACTCCAGCACGACGTGCGAGACGTCCTTGGCCGCGACGAACTTCTCCAGCACCTTGGTGTTCGTCGTGCCGACGACCTGGCGGCGGCCGGGCAGCATGACCGAGAAGATCAGCTTGATCAGGACGGACTTGCCGCCGCCGTTCTCCAGGAACAGCACGCTCGCCGGCGACGGGCGCCGCGGCGGCCCCTCCCCCGCGAGGTGGATCCCGGCACTGAACAGCGCGTCCTGCTTGGGCGCGGTGATGGCCGCGCCGACGCCGCTGAAGTCCAGCACGACGTCCTGGTACCGCGCGCCCGCCGGGCCCACGGAATGCAGGCGAACCCGCGAAAGCTCGTACATCTCTTCCCTCCCCTAACCGAGAACCCACGTCCGCGATCGCGTCGCCAGGGCCCTGGTTCCCGTTGCCATCCAGGCTCTGTTTTCCGGCGCCCTGCGGCCGCGATAGCGGGGCCTCTGGCCCGGGCGGGTTCGCATCGGCTGATTTCCGCTCATCACCACTGCTCCGCTCGCCAGCCCTCTAGAGCGTGTCCGACGCGGCCGCGCGCAACGTCCCGCCGCCGTTGGCGACCGAGACGACGTTCAGCTCGAGCAGATCGTCGAAGGCCGCGTCGGCGGCGAGTTCGCGCACCTGCACCTGATAGCGCGGTGTCGTCCGGTAGGTCCCGCCCTGTTCTCCGCTGACCTGGACGAGAAACCCTTGATCGGCGAGGAAACGCAGGGCGCGCGCGACCATGCCGCGCGTGGTGTCCGACGCCAGCCTGCCGTCCTTGGTCGCCGCGGCCGCCGGACGCCGGGCGTAGGCGCGCCAGGCCTGTTCGAGTTCGGGCGCGTCGGCCAGCGGGTCGTTGTTCGCCTCAGCCTCCGCCGCGCGCTCGTCGAGGATCCGGCAGGCCTCCCGCACCATCGCGTCCACCTGCTCGACACTGACGCGGCCGATGTAGGTGTCGTTGGCGAGATCGTCCGGGCGCGGGTAGCCGAGCGCGGCGGTCGCGAGATGGACGAGCCCGTGCAGGACCTTCTCGGTCTCCCGGCGCTCGCGGATCTTGCTCTGCCGCGCGTAGCTGTCCATCTTGATCTCGAAGACGGACTCGTCGGTCGCCGCCAAGACGGCACCGGCTTGGAGGTTGACCTCCAGCACCATCAGCCCGAGCCCGGCCGCGACCGCGTGCGTGAGCTGTTTGAACGCCCTGTCCTCGCCGTAGCGCCGGACGAGGTCGCCGTACACGACGTCCCGCGACGGCAACTGCTTCGGGCGCATCCCGAAGGAGACGAGCCGGGCCGCGGATTCGACGTCCCCTGTGGTCGTCACGCGACCTCCTCCTCATCTTCGTGGCGATCGACCGTGGCCGACGAAAGCAGCAGATCCGCTCCGCCGAACTCGGGATCTTCGAGAAGCGTGCCGTCGTCGACGGCCAGCAGCACCTGGCGCTCCCCCTGCCGGAGCGCCGCGCCGACCTCGGGACTGTAGGCGTGCACCGCCCGCAACGCGACCAGGGCGGGCAGGCCGGGATCGATCCGGCGGGCTTCTTCGAGCAGCCCGGACAGCCGCCGCGGCACCTCCGGCAGGTCGAGCAGGTCGTCGGCGAGGCGCCACTGCTCGTCACCGAACTTGTCGGTGACCTCGGCGGGCATGAGCTCGGGCTCGGGGATCTCGCCGACGAGCTGGTCACGTTCGGGGGCAGGCCGCAGCAGCAGCGACACCAACGACGACAGCGACGGCACGGTCGGCGGGGAGATCCCGGCGCCGGCGTGGAAGAACGATTCGGCGGGCGCGACGGCCTCGGCGATCGGCAGGCCCAGCGTCGGCATCAGGAGCTGGCCGAACAGGTCGATCGTCGCGCGCTGCGGCGGCCCGGAGAACTGCTGCCGGTCCTGTTCGGCGCGGAACACCGCGCCCGCGTCGGCCAGCCGTGACTGGAGCCGGGTGTGGCGGCGGATGCAGTCACCGACGATGTCGACGAGCTCGGCCGCGCGGCGTTTGCGGTCGAGGTCCTCGGTCTCGTCCCTCGACGCGGTGATGTTCTTGAGGATCGCGTTCTCGGCGCGGAAGCGGGACTCGATATGGGACAGCGCCTGATCCAGCAGGTCCGGGACCTCGCGCTCCCAGTCGACCGCGCGCACGTCGCGCCGGGTGGCGTCGAGCTTGGCGCGCAGGGTCTCGCCGTACTGGACCGTCCGGTAGCGGGCCTGTTCCGCCGCGAGCTTCGCGTCGGCGAGGCGGCCGCGGTTGATCAGGTTCTCCAGTTTGACCTCGGCCGCGATCTGGGCCGACTCGACGTCGGTGTCCAGCGCGCCGACGAGCACGTTGATCGCCTCGTCGGTGGCGCGCAGGTAGACCTCGCCGTCGGGCGCGGCCAGCTCGACGAGCAGCTTGAAGTCGAACTGGCGACGCTGGTAGCCGCCGCCGGGGCCGATGGAGCCGTAGACGCGGCGGAACCCGCGATCGGTGGTGCCGACATTGATCAGGTTGTCGAGGACCCACCGGGCGACCTTGGCGTGCTCGCCGGGCGTCCGGCCGGGCGCCTGGAGCGCCACGAACGGCAGCAGCCGCGCGATCACCTGTTCGTGATCGGCGCCCGTGTCGAAGTCCATCGAGACGGTGACCTGGTCGATCGTGTGCAGGGCGATCTCGGCCATCTGGTAGATCGTGGCGTCCGCCCAGTCCAGCTTCGCCTTGCGCGCGTCGAGGTCGTGCAAGGGCGCGGTGCAGGCCAGCGCCTTGAGGCGGCGGGTCAGCCCCTCGTCGGCCAGCCCCATCCCGGTCAGCTCGTCGTCTCGCACAGCAGGCCAGGCTAGTCGCCGCCCCTCGCACCCCGCACGGGTGACCGGGGTGCCCGGCGCTCCGGGCGGCGGTAGCGTCTGGTTCATGCGTGAAATGAGCCGGGACGAATGGTGGGAGTTCGCGAGCGAGGGCACGCGGACGGGCATGCTCGGCCTGGTCCGCGCCAACGGGGCGCCGATCGTGACGCCGGTGTGGTTCCTGCTGAACGAGGGGCCGGACGGTGACGAGCTGATCTTCACCACCGGCACGGACACCCTCAAGGGGAAGGCGCTGCGACGCGATCCGCGGCTTTCGCTGGCCGTCGACGACCAGAGGCCGCCGTACTCGTACGTGCAGTTCACCGCCGAAGC is a genomic window containing:
- a CDS encoding PPOX class F420-dependent oxidoreductase yields the protein MREMSRDEWWEFASEGTRTGMLGLVRANGAPIVTPVWFLLNEGPDGDELIFTTGTDTLKGKALRRDPRLSLAVDDQRPPYSYVQFTAEAVLHDDLDEMLEWATRLGGRYMGEDKAEAYGKRNAVPEESLVRARITKVIARADIAG